Proteins encoded by one window of Coleofasciculus chthonoplastes PCC 7420:
- a CDS encoding glycosyltransferase: MSERESLLAQQVQVELAVIINSFNRLSLLREALPSVTQALKQTPIESAVIIFEAGSTDGSVQFIEDYSANIQQPQIICLCPSADTDRSFSAGCNFAVQFAAQKFPRLKWCFFFETDNLIKNESALPLAMKLLEQEENLAAVGFTVETYDGRKAGFGSRFPTPLAFLVGQQLSQRLGLQQMKISQWHPFLGVRWGVSDVVFTSPLLVRYSAWQSTGGMDTARFPYSDCDSDWCWRVYEKGFRVAVLDVPGVIHDNKMQASAWSGNRVINFHQARFRLLLMHRGQGIVLLKPLLFLRHGLEFFLLIFISCCSERATKSLENRAILSKTVFKGYED, encoded by the coding sequence ATGAGTGAGCGGGAGTCGCTACTTGCACAGCAAGTACAAGTTGAACTTGCAGTTATTATCAACTCGTTTAACAGACTGTCACTGTTGCGTGAGGCTCTACCCTCTGTTACTCAAGCACTCAAGCAAACTCCCATAGAATCAGCAGTCATTATTTTTGAAGCTGGCTCAACTGACGGTAGTGTTCAATTTATCGAAGACTATTCTGCCAACATCCAACAGCCGCAGATTATTTGCCTCTGTCCCTCGGCAGATACTGATCGCTCCTTTAGCGCAGGCTGTAATTTTGCCGTGCAGTTTGCTGCTCAAAAATTTCCCCGGCTCAAGTGGTGCTTCTTTTTTGAAACAGATAATCTAATCAAAAATGAATCCGCTCTCCCCCTGGCGATGAAACTTCTGGAACAAGAAGAAAATTTGGCGGCGGTTGGCTTTACGGTTGAAACATACGACGGTAGAAAAGCAGGTTTCGGTTCTCGCTTTCCTACGCCCCTAGCCTTCCTTGTTGGACAACAACTTTCCCAAAGGCTAGGTCTACAACAGATGAAAATTAGTCAGTGGCATCCCTTTTTAGGAGTGCGTTGGGGTGTTAGCGACGTTGTATTCACGAGTCCACTCTTGGTCAGATATTCTGCATGGCAGTCTACTGGCGGTATGGATACAGCAAGGTTTCCCTACTCAGATTGTGACAGTGATTGGTGTTGGAGGGTTTACGAAAAGGGTTTCCGTGTAGCTGTTTTAGATGTGCCTGGAGTCATTCACGATAATAAAATGCAAGCATCTGCATGGTCAGGTAACCGAGTCATTAATTTTCATCAGGCAAGATTTCGTTTGTTGCTTATGCACAGGGGTCAGGGGATAGTTTTGCTAAAGCCACTGTTGTTTTTGAGACATGGCTTAGAATTTTTTCTGCTCATATTCATTTCATGCTGCTCTGAACGGGCTACAAAATCTCTCGAAAATCGAGCCATTTTAAGCAAAACTGTGTTCAAAGGATATGAGGATTAA
- a CDS encoding glycosyltransferase family 4 protein, translated as MKILIYSPLFYPSVGGLETIVSSLAHDFVHHGHEVKLISKTPATDLTYFPFEVIRYPNHKQLLKLTSWCNVFFQGCVSLQGIWPLLIIPRPLVVTHQAWYCRTDGSISWQDYLKYFVTHFATNISASYALAEHIPAPSMVIPNSYKDDIFYEMPEIPRNKELVFLGRLVSTKGADLLLEALANLKQMGLTPKLTITGKGPEEPKLRQQMKNLDIVEQVDFAGVKVEKELAKLLNAHKIMVVPSRWQEPFGIVALEGIACGCVVVGSEGGGLKDAIGLCGVTFPNGDVNALTQILFDLLTNPKKLHIYRKNADFHLSRHKQAEVAKAYLQVIEAALQ; from the coding sequence ATGAAAATACTAATCTATTCCCCTCTTTTTTATCCAAGTGTTGGCGGTTTAGAAACAATTGTTTCAAGTCTAGCTCATGACTTCGTTCATCATGGTCATGAGGTAAAGTTAATTTCAAAAACACCAGCGACAGACTTAACATATTTTCCTTTTGAAGTTATTCGATATCCGAATCACAAACAACTATTAAAATTGACTAGTTGGTGCAATGTATTTTTCCAAGGCTGTGTTAGTTTGCAAGGGATTTGGCCACTACTAATTATTCCTCGACCCTTAGTGGTAACCCATCAAGCTTGGTATTGTCGTACAGATGGAAGTATAAGTTGGCAAGATTATTTGAAGTATTTTGTAACTCATTTTGCTACAAACATTTCAGCTAGTTATGCTTTAGCTGAACACATACCAGCACCATCTATGGTGATTCCCAATTCTTATAAAGATGACATATTTTATGAAATGCCAGAGATTCCTCGGAATAAAGAACTAGTATTTTTAGGGCGCTTAGTTTCTACCAAAGGAGCAGACTTACTATTAGAGGCGTTGGCGAACCTTAAGCAGATGGGACTGACTCCTAAACTAACGATTACGGGCAAAGGACCTGAAGAACCGAAATTACGTCAACAAATGAAAAATTTAGACATCGTTGAACAGGTAGATTTTGCTGGAGTGAAGGTTGAAAAAGAGTTAGCTAAATTATTAAATGCTCACAAAATTATGGTTGTACCATCCCGCTGGCAGGAACCATTTGGTATTGTAGCACTAGAAGGTATTGCTTGTGGTTGTGTTGTTGTTGGTTCAGAAGGAGGGGGTTTAAAAGATGCAATTGGTTTGTGCGGAGTCACTTTTCCCAATGGAGATGTTAACGCCTTAACTCAAATTCTGTTCGATTTATTAACCAATCCCAAAAAACTGCACATTTACCGGAAAAATGCAGACTTCCATTTATCGCGCCACAAACAAGCAGAAGTAGCCAAGGCATATTTGCAAGTAATTGAGGCTGCTCTTCAGTGA
- a CDS encoding glycosyltransferase family 4 protein has protein sequence MYQPRISIVQATSSPFSRNAALALSEADLLHEVITTIAYDPKGSIPKHLNFLPKRIRNRLHQELGRRTWTVPKRGIIRTHIGQEVVRLALVQTGLYRYLGLSRRGLVDWVYTSLDRHAAKHHLQNIDAVYAYEDEAATTFQAAKQQGILCLYDLAIIFYHLSRDIQIQEAERFPDLAPALIAAKEPAWKIERKEQEVQLADHIFVASSITRKSLLGVGVNPKKISIIPYGAPIDYFQPQPKADKNFRALFVGRVSPRKGVHYLLQAWQELQLPDAELLFVGSNLFPDGWLDQYQDLFSHIPSVPHVSLNKYYSSGSVLVFPSLVEGFGLVLLEAMACGIPVITTPNTAGPDILTDGIEGFIVPIRDVEALKEKLEWCYRHPQELAEMGQAARRKAEQLTWDLYRQKLSSRVREIVEHQRSQSVELLYS, from the coding sequence ATGTATCAGCCGCGTATTTCAATAGTTCAAGCCACCAGTAGTCCATTTTCCCGAAATGCTGCTCTTGCTTTGTCAGAAGCCGATTTACTCCACGAAGTAATCACAACAATTGCTTATGATCCGAAAGGTTCTATTCCAAAACACCTAAACTTCCTACCCAAGAGAATCAGAAATCGCCTACATCAAGAACTGGGACGGCGAACATGGACTGTTCCCAAAAGAGGGATTATTCGTACACACATAGGTCAAGAAGTTGTCCGGTTAGCTTTAGTGCAGACAGGCTTGTATCGCTATTTAGGTTTGAGTCGTCGAGGATTAGTTGACTGGGTATATACCTCATTAGATCGTCACGCTGCCAAGCATCATCTTCAAAATATTGATGCTGTCTACGCCTACGAAGATGAAGCCGCCACAACGTTCCAAGCTGCCAAACAGCAGGGCATCCTCTGCTTGTACGATTTAGCGATTATCTTCTATCACCTGAGTCGAGATATTCAAATTCAAGAAGCTGAACGCTTTCCTGATTTAGCTCCCGCATTAATAGCCGCCAAAGAACCAGCTTGGAAAATTGAGCGTAAGGAACAGGAAGTGCAACTCGCTGATCATATATTTGTGGCATCTTCAATTACTAGAAAATCCTTACTTGGTGTTGGCGTCAACCCAAAAAAAATCAGCATTATTCCCTACGGTGCGCCTATTGATTATTTCCAACCGCAACCAAAAGCTGACAAAAATTTCCGAGCCTTGTTCGTTGGTCGTGTCTCACCTCGCAAAGGTGTTCACTACTTACTGCAAGCTTGGCAGGAATTACAATTACCTGATGCCGAGTTATTATTCGTAGGCTCTAACCTATTTCCAGACGGCTGGCTGGATCAATACCAAGATTTGTTTAGCCATATCCCATCCGTACCCCATGTTTCATTAAATAAATATTACAGTTCTGGTAGTGTTCTTGTCTTTCCTTCTTTAGTCGAAGGGTTTGGTCTGGTTCTGCTAGAAGCAATGGCTTGCGGCATTCCTGTTATTACCACACCTAACACCGCTGGTCCTGATATTCTCACCGATGGGATAGAGGGCTTTATCGTACCCATTCGAGATGTAGAAGCACTCAAAGAAAAACTTGAATGGTGTTATCGCCATCCCCAAGAATTAGCCGAAATGGGACAAGCTGCTCGCCGAAAAGCAGAACAACTGACTTGGGATTTATATCGCCAGAAATTGAGCAGTCGGGTACGGGAAATTGTCGAGCATCAAAGGAGCCAGTCAGTCGAGTTACTATATTCATGA
- a CDS encoding FkbM family methyltransferase has protein sequence MKNILGAIRWKSRQKYSQIRCHLSRGHYIWKLENGIQFVSRQGDAFSHILYVCQGHEKVEMSWCRRWIEAGEPGQSIIDCGANIGYFSAVLAQACSLNQILAIEGNKRTAEICKQNFALLGIENATVIEAILSASSSDKYVIPDIPGREPWQQAVKTDASSDVFTTTLDEIVAEYKINPSLVKIDCEGFETFIIKGANYLLSYLRPALMIECNDKALKSAGSSRNNLFEILRSFNYKLFHLASFTGRKPFGVEVDNDFPASEFNLSAIPNDKISLKKWHNSVNFELAK, from the coding sequence ATGAAAAATATACTTGGTGCTATTCGCTGGAAAAGCCGACAAAAATACTCCCAGATCAGATGCCATTTGAGTCGAGGACATTATATCTGGAAACTTGAAAATGGCATTCAGTTTGTATCGCGACAGGGTGATGCTTTTTCTCATATTCTCTATGTATGCCAAGGTCATGAAAAAGTTGAAATGAGCTGGTGTCGTAGATGGATTGAAGCAGGCGAACCTGGTCAGTCGATTATCGATTGCGGAGCTAATATCGGCTACTTTTCTGCTGTGCTTGCCCAAGCCTGTTCGCTCAATCAGATTTTAGCGATTGAAGGTAATAAGCGCACAGCAGAGATATGCAAACAAAATTTTGCACTCCTAGGAATCGAAAACGCTACGGTAATCGAAGCAATTCTTTCAGCTAGCTCGTCTGATAAGTATGTTATCCCTGATATACCTGGTCGAGAACCTTGGCAGCAAGCGGTTAAAACAGATGCTTCATCTGATGTTTTTACAACCACTTTAGATGAGATCGTGGCTGAATATAAGATTAATCCTAGCTTAGTAAAAATTGATTGCGAAGGATTTGAGACATTCATTATCAAAGGGGCTAATTATTTACTAAGTTATCTCCGTCCAGCTCTCATGATTGAATGTAATGATAAAGCCTTAAAATCAGCCGGAAGCAGTAGAAACAATCTCTTTGAAATATTGCGAAGTTTCAATTATAAATTGTTTCATCTTGCAAGTTTTACTGGTAGAAAACCTTTTGGGGTAGAGGTTGATAATGATTTTCCTGCTTCTGAGTTTAATTTATCGGCTATCCCCAATGACAAAATAAGCCTAAAAAAATGGCATAATTCTGTAAATTTTGAACTAGCTAAGTAA
- a CDS encoding FkbM family methyltransferase has product MKDTIYNSIAQLGTRIKNYGYLLANPTYSKVRRGRGCADLYRLLNQDWFPRNKIQLVLDVGANEGQFIRTSLALMPKVPIYAFEPNPASVQKLQMSNWDGGKVKIFSVALGSKAVRLPLNISKFSPASSLLQPSSKLSSEFPETEIEATVDVKIERLDTLIQAIGVEQGYFLLKIDVQGFELEVLEGAIGIFDQVAVIVCEVNIATLYEKQCSFESIVAFLRHYQYNLIDISNPIRSHITHELMYLDLAFIKNELST; this is encoded by the coding sequence ATGAAAGATACTATTTACAATAGTATAGCCCAACTAGGAACGCGAATAAAAAATTACGGTTATTTACTCGCTAATCCAACTTACTCAAAAGTGAGGCGAGGTAGAGGATGTGCTGATTTATATCGTCTACTCAATCAAGATTGGTTTCCCCGAAACAAAATTCAGCTTGTACTAGATGTAGGTGCTAATGAAGGGCAATTTATCAGAACGTCCCTGGCTCTGATGCCAAAAGTGCCAATCTATGCTTTTGAACCTAATCCAGCGTCAGTGCAAAAATTACAGATGAGTAACTGGGATGGAGGGAAAGTAAAAATATTTTCTGTCGCTCTTGGAAGCAAGGCAGTAAGATTACCACTAAACATTTCTAAGTTTTCACCTGCCTCCTCACTTCTTCAGCCGAGTAGCAAGCTCAGCAGCGAATTCCCAGAAACAGAAATTGAAGCAACTGTTGATGTTAAGATTGAAAGGCTAGATACCCTGATTCAAGCTATTGGTGTTGAGCAAGGATATTTCTTGTTGAAAATTGATGTCCAAGGCTTTGAATTAGAGGTTTTAGAGGGAGCCATAGGAATATTTGATCAAGTAGCGGTTATTGTTTGCGAAGTTAATATTGCCACTCTTTATGAAAAACAATGTAGTTTTGAATCTATAGTTGCTTTCTTGCGTCACTATCAATACAACTTAATCGATATTAGCAATCCAATCCGCTCTCACATAACTCATGAGCTTATGTATTTAGACTTGGCATTTATAAAAAATGAATTGTCAACTTAA
- a CDS encoding glycosyltransferase, with amino-acid sequence MKNLPHPTSFHLWLPEIFEFKGGIQVYSAFLLEALQSLYPQSNYDVFLKHDTHSLPEFSFLVHTRFHFSGNWSLPVRTPIFAAQLVGNGLRKRPTLVISTHLNFTVAAYWLKQLAGIPYWTVAHGIEAWDIERPTLQTALHHADRILAVSSYTRDRILKEQNLNPSKISILPNTVDASRFQIAAKPAYLLEQYNFQPEQAIILTVARLAEAKRHKGYDQILEALPQIRQAIPNVHYIIVGKGKDQPRIEQLIAQLELQDCVTLAGFVPDQQLCDYYNLCDVFAMPSKREGFGIVYLEALACGKPTLGGNQDGAIDALCHGELGALVNPDDVGEIAQTLIQILQGTYPNPLMYKPEALRQKVIDTFGFERFQKNLAEIIKNSPIGAEL; translated from the coding sequence ATGAAAAATCTACCTCACCCTACATCTTTTCACCTTTGGTTACCAGAGATATTTGAATTTAAGGGAGGCATTCAAGTCTACTCAGCGTTCTTGTTAGAGGCATTACAGAGTTTATATCCTCAGAGTAATTATGATGTTTTTCTCAAGCATGACACTCACTCCTTACCAGAGTTTTCCTTTTTAGTCCATACCCGATTTCACTTTAGTGGTAATTGGTCTTTACCTGTAAGAACGCCTATTTTTGCTGCCCAGTTGGTAGGAAACGGACTTCGGAAACGACCGACTTTGGTGATATCTACTCATCTCAATTTCACAGTTGCTGCCTATTGGTTGAAACAACTGGCTGGTATTCCTTACTGGACAGTGGCTCATGGTATAGAAGCTTGGGATATAGAACGCCCTACCTTACAGACTGCATTGCATCACGCTGATCGCATTCTTGCTGTCAGTTCCTACACCCGCGATCGCATCCTGAAAGAGCAAAACCTCAATCCAAGCAAAATCTCAATTTTACCTAACACAGTTGATGCCAGTCGCTTCCAGATAGCTGCCAAACCTGCTTATTTACTAGAGCAATACAACTTCCAACCCGAACAAGCAATTATCCTAACTGTTGCACGCTTAGCTGAAGCAAAGCGGCATAAGGGATACGATCAAATTCTAGAGGCACTCCCTCAAATCCGTCAAGCGATACCCAATGTTCATTACATAATTGTTGGTAAAGGGAAGGATCAACCTCGCATCGAACAATTAATTGCTCAACTGGAACTGCAAGATTGTGTCACCTTAGCTGGATTTGTTCCTGATCAGCAACTATGCGATTATTACAATCTCTGTGATGTTTTTGCCATGCCTAGCAAGCGTGAAGGGTTTGGCATTGTTTACCTAGAAGCTTTAGCCTGTGGGAAACCAACGCTAGGCGGTAATCAAGATGGCGCGATTGATGCGCTGTGTCATGGTGAGTTGGGAGCTTTGGTCAATCCTGATGATGTTGGGGAGATTGCCCAAACGCTGATTCAGATTTTGCAAGGAACTTATCCTAATCCCCTAATGTATAAACCGGAAGCTTTACGTCAAAAAGTCATCGATACTTTTGGCTTTGAACGCTTCCAAAAAAATCTTGCCGAAATAATCAAAAATTCTCCAATTGGAGCTGAATTGTGA
- a CDS encoding glycosyltransferase family 4 protein: MSFTNCPIDPNLGSGKTVSTYSKGLRSLGYSVDVFEPKKYEHWQHFRKAKKFRQAWGAWSVVKQEIRANQYNIIEFYGDEFWLAIWQLSKLPQRPLLVAHTNGLELLYRHRSSSYNPYNNYLRDWFDKQTHARFSLMAFAHADAFVSLCELDRKYVLNLGLYPAQRTAVVEPGLDEEYLSLPFISQKQERVAFIGTWIARKGVKNLSTVMTRVLTQHPDLNFDIYGTGGARDTVLASFPAKLHTRIAVHPRLSNQEIANGLAQAKVFFFPSQYEGFGIALAEAMACSCAVVTTPTGFGAELKDEREALLCNFEDVEAMERHISRLLQDDDLRLKIARQGWERVRSLNWESNIKKLATIYSEWIAEHQTR, translated from the coding sequence ATGTCTTTTACAAACTGTCCTATAGATCCTAATTTAGGGTCAGGAAAGACAGTCTCAACCTACTCCAAAGGATTGCGAAGCTTAGGATACTCAGTTGATGTGTTTGAACCAAAAAAATATGAACATTGGCAGCATTTTCGTAAAGCCAAGAAGTTCCGACAAGCCTGGGGAGCCTGGAGTGTAGTAAAGCAAGAAATTAGAGCCAACCAATACAATATAATCGAATTTTACGGCGATGAATTCTGGTTGGCTATCTGGCAGTTATCCAAATTGCCACAGCGACCTTTATTAGTTGCCCATACAAATGGTTTAGAACTGCTTTATCGTCACCGTTCCAGTAGCTACAATCCCTACAATAACTACCTGCGTGATTGGTTTGATAAGCAAACTCATGCTCGTTTCTCTCTCATGGCTTTTGCCCATGCCGATGCTTTCGTGTCGCTTTGCGAACTCGATCGCAAGTATGTTCTAAATTTAGGACTTTATCCTGCTCAACGAACTGCTGTGGTTGAGCCAGGATTAGATGAGGAGTATCTATCCCTGCCCTTTATCAGTCAAAAACAAGAACGAGTTGCCTTCATAGGTACATGGATTGCTCGTAAAGGAGTGAAAAATTTGAGTACAGTAATGACCAGAGTCTTAACCCAGCACCCGGATTTAAATTTTGACATCTACGGTACTGGAGGAGCAAGGGATACTGTTCTGGCTAGTTTTCCCGCAAAATTACATACTCGCATCGCCGTTCATCCACGTCTCTCTAATCAAGAAATCGCTAATGGTTTAGCGCAAGCCAAGGTCTTTTTCTTCCCCTCTCAATACGAAGGTTTTGGCATTGCCCTTGCCGAAGCGATGGCTTGCAGTTGTGCAGTGGTGACTACCCCGACAGGTTTTGGTGCAGAACTCAAGGATGAACGGGAAGCGTTGCTGTGCAATTTCGAGGACGTTGAAGCAATGGAACGTCACATTTCGCGCTTACTGCAAGATGATGACTTGCGGCTAAAGATTGCACGCCAAGGATGGGAGCGAGTGCGATCACTCAATTGGGAATCAAATATCAAGAAACTAGCAACTATTTACAGTGAATGGATTGCAGAGCATCAGACACGTTGA